One Megalopta genalis isolate 19385.01 chromosome 5, iyMegGena1_principal, whole genome shotgun sequence DNA window includes the following coding sequences:
- the LOC117224088 gene encoding uncharacterized protein LOC117224088 isoform X7: MVLTVTEDTPADMLAGSMELLVQLPREHHQQTQRVTVPRSTPMMDLLVQIATAHKLTASSYTLQAIGERGRVLPHQPNTPIGALDALQVKLLPKQGTFVPRKAKQANQPFETTFRLQVHLPRNQLYVSRVSPKMNLGEILDEVCREKNLDRSKYELRHPANLETLDLSLSLQDYHLQEVTLYAKQGRTLGSALSTQDIMVLHRQEERRRQQAKQGVFGFVFKKSKECSLSTDSLGGRSASPARSDETGRSTSPLQPPARPLRKRRPAPKPPVEAQPEGSEENAGDSCKDKVVISHSRNSSDSSGYHEASVLSDNPDSAGRLPETLPRRGRLPLETPRKLAQTSQSSKSLSNLASVPGTLSRGISSTSLSSTGLRKKRAAPLPPGARPLSSAISTQALERIVDSEESLTSDMDPSKPPSDIGAPSKANSDIEERPKASSDIGVTTAGAKINFAKPKSLIVDSKPGKMDIELRVRSGSINVKLPSDEGKTVPVEDAPVDVRVSRKRVGEPVPLPKPRKTSTSSNTSVKPQVLKRKLAPPSPSSRTLTASGVDHLANTPAYSSSDTTGSDASSNVLPETPASSNSVDSSRRSSARSDRTVEKLEVSSTCSTSEEEIFLTPEIDQTQASFDYDSITSGEKDGEENMMTKLPSKNESTAVDKNKQSPLTAKKATGQEKETCAVISTMPKCEHLDELVESKGSSLFKKRRAKVQASIDDTGSENRYGEGAKDSRRPRIPRTASKSNDFETNPLEKQKRHLTSHAEDITFALNLNVVSNVGNLTQQPENDENVGFQGQGEGKSSCGLVAPDANLSETDVLLQKVSDTLSNSLPVSSSNQVPAKRFIAPVEAKSKKANISKETISSSAKKTLNEENSKQQNHDFTDTAIVNTSTPNLTVNSQQDTSDYVSAADEDLSIADWEYQLPAPPSAFRDSNSPVLENYDEVISSPELFRDSEHKEHVESLDNRNQSPILSQQASKNKNGVDKEVRKDVIKQEKHHTQLKSLDPNLKKVIISELETKIGTLPQNSKDFDSKKAMDISSTPKIAPIDNTLSNFTITTYTRQKSLNIFEETEKQFQEKEDERFIKSFATLSRNKNSNDEENNRATKDLGIGTLQRKTKIEDTGDRKLEPKTNTQTLHRWQSDNEKSNIQRSKSYVSVCDKSKFQETVCEDEDDKSNKNAVKMGDSGMKKATSINNISLPKNNEKFSQWRDNILKRQEEPTKEKQLQSLQVLKSILPQLKNAQQAEENVSKESNGAVLPEKTRPETTSNEHSINSNVATACTDKKSEPETKKMPPATNTKRYIYSGPPAINLGSWSERPSHNIHMKRDTDSKLGAHKPNNRTIVNINGSRDERDGSTDCDDSARPLSVLDKSKKIEATTLERREPNELAKKLITHTTATGFKKPVLNKVHLDPKPVVTGVELKKSSPDNKQEESVIDTTPVNFKELSKAFGQDVTLRPKPKRTTLNRRSDLQIGTNFTNSEKVNGSNDEYLTNNNQDTLKSKRFTTVVGLHPQNQAPLKNGISGKDGQPLQFVKGFKLPNGVPKNQNKEPAKEFPRESSVPQPPRPPTMPVITGVTLKSARPKSMPVQIDSRDVLLESIRNFGGRENLKSATERR; the protein is encoded by the exons CAAACCTGGAAACCCTGGACCTGTCCCTGTCTCTGCAAGACTATCACCTCCAAGAAGTTACATTGTACGCCAAGCAAGGAAGGACCCTGGGCTCTGCGCTCAGCACGCAGGACATAATGGTTCTGCACAGGCAAGAGGAACGGAGGAGGCAGCAAGCCAAGCAAGGTGTCTTCGGCTTTGTATTCAAGAAGTCCAAGGAGTGTTCTTTGAGCACGGATAGCTTAGGCGGGCGAAGCGCTTCGCCAGCTAGGAGCGACGAAACCGGGAGAAGCACTAGTCCACTTCAACCGCCTGCCAGGCCGCTGAGGAAACGGAGACCTGCACCGAAGCCGCCTGTCGAGGCTCAGCCGGAA GGTTCTGAGGAGAACGCGGGCGACTCCTGCAAAGACAAGGTAGTCATAAGTCACAGTCGCAACAGTAGTGACAGTTCTGGGTACCACGAGGCGTCTGTGTTGAGCGACAACCCGGATTCTGCTGGAAGACTTCCGGAAACCCTCCCGAGAAGAGGCAGACTGCCGTTAGAGACGCCGAGGAAGTTGGCACAGACCTCTCAGTCTAGTAAGAGCCTCAGCAATCTGGCTAGCGTCCCTGGTACGCTTTCCCGGGGAATTAGCAGCACCTCGTTGAGTTCTACAG GTTTACGAAAGAAAAGAGCAGCACCCCTTCCTCCAGGAGCCAGACCATTGTCGTCAGCAATCTCCACCCAAGCATTGGAGCGCATCGTGGACTCCGAGGAGTCCCTCACATCGGACATGGATCCTTCGAAGCCGCCGTCAGACATTGGCGCGCCATCCAAGGCGAACTCGGACATCGAGGAACGTCCAAAAGCTAGCTCGGACATTGGAGTCACCACCGCGGGTGCAAAGATCAACTTCGCCAAGCCGAAATCCTTGATTGTAGACTCGAAGCCTGGTAAAATGGACATCGAACTGCGTGTCAGATCCGGATCCATAAACGTTAAGTTGCCCAGTGACGAGGGCAAAACCGTACCTGTAGAAGACGCTCCCGTAGACGTTAGAGTATCCCGTAAGAGAG TTGGAGAACCCGTTCCACTTCCCAAGCCTAGAAAAACCTCCACCAGCAGTAATACATCGGTGAAGCCTCAAGTATTGAAACGCAAGCTAGCACCACCTTCCCCATCAAGTAGAACGCTAACCGCGAGCGGTGTAGATCACTTGGCGAACACTCCTGCATACTCTAGCAGCGATACCACTGGCAGTGACGCGAGTTCGAACGTCCTACCTGAAACACCTGCTAGCAGCAACAGCGTTGACTCTAGCAGAAGAAGCTCGGCCAGATCTGATCGGACAGTTGAGAAGCTGGAAGTTTCTTCCACTTGCTCTACCAGTGAGGAAGAAATATTCCTGACTCCTGAAATCGACCAGACTCAGGCATCCTTTGATTATGACTCAATAACATCAGGAGAGAAGGATGGGGAGGAAAATATGATGACCAAGTTGCCATCGAAGAATGAAAGTACTGCGGTGGACAAAAATAAACAGAGTCCATTGACAGCGAAGAAAGCTACTGGCCAAGAAAAGGAAACGTGCGCAGTAATTTCAACCATGCCCAAGTGCGAGCACCTTGATGAACTCGTAGAAAGTAAGGGAAGCTCGTTGTTCAAAAAGAGACGCGCTAAGGTGCAAGCTAGCATCGATGATACTGGCAGTGAGAATAGATATGGGGAAGGTGCGAAGGATTCGAGAAGGCCAAGGATCCCTAGAACGGCGTCAAAGTCGAACGACTTCGAGACCAACCCTCTAGAAAAACAGAAGAGGCATTTAACTTCGCACGCAGAGGACATCACGTTCGCGTTAAATTTAAATGTGGTGTCTAATGTTGGGAATCTGACTCAACAACcagagaacgacgagaacgttGGTTTCCAGGGTCAGGGTGAAGGGAAGTCGAGTTGCGGATTGGTTGCACCAG ATGCCAACCTCTCAGAAACTGACGTCTTGCTGCAGAAGGTATCTGACACACTGTCCAACTCTCTGCCAGTTTCGAGTTCCAACCAAGTACCTGCCAAGAGATTCATTGCTCCCGTCGAGGCCAAGTCAAAAAAAGCGAATATTTCCAAAGAAACCATTTCCTCGAGCGCTAAGAAGACCTTGAACGAAGAGAACTCGAAGCAGCAGAATCACGATTTCACGGATACTGCGATCGTGAATACCAGCACGCCGAACCTAACAGTCAATTCACAGCAAGACACGTCCGATTATGTATCAGCAGCTGACGAGGACTTGTCCATTGCAGATTGGGAGTACCAGCTTCCAGCGCCACCGAGTGCCTTCAGAGACTCAAATTCACCAGTGTTAGAGAACTACGATGAGGTGATTTCGTCACCTGAATTGTTCAGGGATTCGGAGCACAAGGAACACGTTGAATCCTTGGACAACAGAAATCAGAGCCCCATTTTGAGCCAACAAGCGTCAAAGAACAAAAATGGCGTTGATAAAGAAGTCAGAAAAGATGTGATCAAACAAGAGAAACATCATACACAGTTAAAATCATTGGATCCTAACTTAAAGAAAGTGATAATCTCTGAACTGGAAACCAAGATAGGTACGTTGCCACAGAATTCCAAGGACTTTGACTCGAAAAAAGCTATGGATATCTCTTCGACACCCAAGATAGCACCTATAGACAACACCTTGTCGAACTTTACCATCACCACTTACACCAGACAGAAAAGTTTGAACATATTCGAAGAGACGGAGAAACAGTTTCAAGAGAAGGAGGATGAGAGGTTCATTAAGTCCTTTGCGACACTTTCCAGGAACAAAAATAGCAACGATGAAGAGAATAATAGAGCTACGAAAGATCTTGGTATTGGCACATTGCAGAGAAAGACGAAAATTGAAGATACCGGTGATAGGAAGCTGGAACCAAAGACAAACACTCAGACCCTACACAGGTGGCAATCTGACAACGAGAAGAGCAATATACAGAGGTCCAAGAGTTACGTCTCTGTATGCGATAAGTCTAAGTTCCAAGAGACCGTGTGCGAAGATGAAGAcgacaagagcaataaaaatgCTGTGAAGATGGGCGATTCTGGGATGAAGAAGGCCACGAGCATCAACAACATCAGTCTACCCAAAAACAACGAGAAGTTCTCACAGTGGAGAGACAACATCCTAAAGCGGCAAGAGGAACCTACCAAAGAGAAGCAACTGCAGTCTTTACAG GTACTGAAAAGCATTTTACCGCAGTTGAAAAATGCTCAACAGGCGGAGGAAAATGTGTCCAAAGAATCTAATGGCGCAGTGTTACCTGAGAAAACAAG ACCCGAGACTACGTCTAACGAACATTCGATCAACTCGAATGTAGCGACGGCTTGCACCGATAAGAAGTCCGAGCCAGAAACGAAGAAGATGCCACCGGCAACCAACACGAAGCGTTACATTTATTCCGGACCACCAGCCATCAATTTAGGCAGTTGGTCAGAGCGACCGAGTCACAATATTCACATGAAGAGGGACACAGACTCCAAGTTAGGCGCGCACAAGCCCAACAACAGAACCATTGTAAATATAAACGGCAGCAGGGATGAAAGAGACGGTTCAACCGATTGCGACGATTCCGCAAGACCTCTAAGTGTCCTAGACAAGAGCAAGAAaattgaagctacaactttggAGAGGAGAGAACCGAACGAACTGGCCAAAAAACTGATCACGCATACAACAGCGACAGGTTTTAAGAAGCCAGTATTGAACAAGGTCCATTTGGATCCCAAACCGGTGGTAACCGGGGTGGAGCTGAAGAAGAGCTCTCCCGACAACAAGCAGGAGGAATCTGTTATTGACACAACTCCTGTGAACTTCAAGGAGCTGTCCAAAGCCTTTGGCCAGGACGTTACACTTCGACCTAAACCGAAACGGACCACCTTAAACCGACGCTCGGATCTTCAAATTGGAACGAATTTCACCAACTCTGAGAAAGTCAATGGCAGTAACGATGAGTACCTGACCAACAACAACCAAGACACATTAAAATCCAAGAGATTTACCACGGTAGTGGGTCTGCATCCTCAAAATCAGGCGCCTCTCAAAAATGGCATCAGTGGCAAAGATGGTCAGCCTTTGCAATTTGTCAAGGGTTTCAAGCTTCCAAATGGGGTACCGAAGAACCAAAACAAAGAGCCTGCAAAAGAGTTCCCTAGAGAGTCGTCTGTCCCCCAACCGCCTAGGCCGCCCACGATGCCTGTTATAACGGGTGTCACATTGAAAAGTGCCAGGCCCAAATCGATGCCTGTCCAGATAGACTCGAGGGACGTGTTGTTGGAGTCGATTCGAAACTTTGGGGGTCGTGAGAACTTGAAGAGC GCTACGGAAAGACGTTAA
- the Xxylt gene encoding xyloside xylosyltransferase yields MLLLRKVLINLTVLAVVLVLFYCYQTSDGKYWSTNTAPDHETTPTARSSRFGLREEEISGALLEVEKIYYNVWCIFTKVASNSPMKRKFEIFAESLLRLSSVDIVFHVITDDDSKDVAENVLDGVLSSTGKFMKVQYYDVHELASQLEDIVSVMSPHFSSKPGTYYSDALFFLSLGLHRIAPMEQSFAAMFDADTKFRKDIKELFEEFNSFGDQALFGLAPELTPVYKHVLYLYRNKHPNTLFGEPAQSGGYPGYNSGVVLFNLNRLRNSSVYNEIVKKNTVDAMTEKYHFKGHLGDQDFYTLLGMERPELIHTIDCGWNRQLCTWWRDRGYADVFGNYSRCDSDTKLWHGNCNTPIPDN; encoded by the exons ATGCTCTTGCTACGCAAGGTGCTGATCAATTTGACAGTTCTAGCCGTGGTTCTGGTGCTGTTCTACTGTTATCAGACATCAGATGGTAAATACTGGTCGACGAACACTGCCCCAGACCATGAAACTACTCCGACTGCaaggtcgagcagattcggcCTTAGGGAGGAAGAAATTTCTGGTGCACTCCTCGAGGTTGAAAAGATTTATTATAACGTCTGGTGCATATTCACGAAGGTTGCTAGTAACTCGCCAATGAAAAGGAAGTTCGAGATCTTCGCGGAGTCTTTGCTTAGATTGTCCTCCGTTGACATCGTGTTCCATGTGATAACCGACGACGACAGCAAGGACGTTGCAGAGAATGTCCTGGACGGAGTTTTGTCATCGACAGGAAAATTTATGAAG GTGCAATATTACGATGTCCACGAACTAGCGTCACAGCTAGAGGACATTGTATCGGTAATGTCTCCGCATTTCAGCAGTAAACCTGGAACATACTACTCGGATGCATTATTCTTTCTGTCTCTGGGTTTACACCGAATAGCTCCAATGGAGCAAAGCTTTGCAGCAATGTTCGATGCCGATACAAAATTTCGTAAAGACATCAAGGAACTTTTCGAAGAGTTTAATAGTTTCGGGGATCAAGCCCTGTTTGGCTTGGCTCCAGAGCTCACTCCAGTTTACAAACACGTTTTGTACCTATATCGCAACAAACACCCTAATACTCTGTTTGGGGAGCCTGCACAATCCGGTGGATATCCTGGTTATAACAGCGGGGTGGTACTTTTTAACTTGAATAGGCTGCGAAACTCTTCTGTGTACAATGAGATTGTTAAGAAGAACACTGTCGATGCTATGACTGAGAAGTATCACTTCAAG GGGCATTTAGGAGACCAAGACTTCTATACGCTTCTAGGAATGGAAAGACCCGAGTTGATCCACACTATAGACTGTGGTTGGAATAGGCAGCTGTGTACATGGTGGAGAGACCGTGGCTACGCGGACGTGTTTGGAAATTATTCAAGGTGCGACTCTGACACAAAATTGTGGCATGGGAATTGCAATACTCCAATACCTGACAATTAA